From a single Syngnathus scovelli strain Florida chromosome 2, RoL_Ssco_1.2, whole genome shotgun sequence genomic region:
- the LOC125988645 gene encoding cilia- and flagella-associated protein 221 yields MAVSAPLTPLPLTQLVEDGRSSVPNHLLESKIYVKEKSNGLIQVDPSELHFSGFKLEKDYVKSVKLINISSRVLNIHIIPTQTKHFRTNYAKKCRLIPGLAYTVKVKFCPHEWTRVSDCIRVHCEDDENLLIPVHAYPATAHVHIPTRVDLPAAPLGQSVSHILPLSCRSPVDLEFEVNFIEPHEAFSIHPLTGVIPANGKSKITITFKPCRYETCQVTVRLLVSQFNTKSYLCTITGSSIPLLAFRELALQGSAAKSKGSLPAIQVQSPVKQKFAKDVVKPKGATGGPTGSKPGPKPLVDASSHGGVAKMLQKDSSKLGVEHPNEGLQNRQKKEAVFLKRVQQNVKEEQVNRLKLQVHLGKDPVSDSTRSQVLEDRLVALHQYQVRKGDVRQEGDFTSGPPRLYSIRLISDAGQVPKGTPSFQFHPSFQWALKQRALKRFQQAARRVLMQCRMKRILALWRNLPGAVAGLISANKVEKEEACVMKISPERIFPSSFPLFIDEADPLALDFSALPVDDVDVRVTTHVPTFKLQVPQYYKLMGYQPVSAWEAFNAFIPISLMPPLRTGDSVDGSLSPTPEDENEKDASDLNFTFPSALLRPTHAHPLRIFNPAPGLQAYKPTPKYLESDVDFHLCPLPRYSSPAGHTSGMESQSLQMQTLDPKGAITGLKTWDNFDLVTASCVSREAALTSNILHGSANYNKDVLPMTSPAAFTQPPAYLSGCTDKRCEVTLTPEMIKRVFLSGFH; encoded by the exons ATGGCTGTCTCTGCTCCCCTGACGCCACTGCCCCTGACCCAGTTAGTGGAAGACGGAAGGAGCAGCGTGCCGAACCATCTACTTGAATCCA AAATCTATGTCAAAGAGAAGAGTAATGGCCTGATCCAAGTGGATCCTTCTGAACTACATTTCAGTGGCTTCAAGCTAGAGAAGGACTATGTGAAGAGCGTG AAACTAATCAACATCTCATCTAGAGTGCTAAATATTCACATCATCCCCACTCAAACCAAGCATTTCCGAACCAACTATGCCAAAAAG TGTCGACTGATTCCTGGCCTTGCCTACACAGTGAAAGTCAAATTCTGTCCCCATGAGTGGACCCGTGTCTCGGACTGTATTCGAGTTCACTGTGAG GATGATGAGAACCTTTTAATTCCAGTTCACGCTTACCCCGCCACCGCTCATGTGCATATCCCGACACGCGTTGACCTACCAGCGGCACCGCTTGGACAGAG TGTTAGCCACATCCTTCCATTGAGCTGCAGATCGCCCGTTGATTTGGAGTTTGAAGTGAACTTCATTGAGCCACATGAGGCCTTTTCCATCCACCCACTCACAG GTGTGATCCCAGCCAATGGTAAATCAAAGATCACTATTACCTTCAAACCCTGCCGCTATGAGACTTGTCAGGTTACCGTTCGGTTGCTTGTCTCACAATTCAACACCAAATCCTACCTATGTACTATTACCGGAAGCTCCATCCCTCTCCTTGCTTTCAG GGAGCTTGCTCTTCAAGGCTCAGCTGCCAAAAGTAAAGGATCTTTACCAGCCATCCAAGTCCAAAGTCCAGTCAAACAAAAGTTTGCCAAGGATGTCGTCAAACCCAAG GGTGCCACAGGAGGTCCCACTGGGAGCAAGCCAGGACCAAAGCCACTTGTAGATGCCTCCTCCCATGGAGGGGTGGCAAAGATGCTACAGAAGGACAGTAGCAAACTTGGCGTCGAACATCCAAACGAGG GTCTCCAGAATAGGCAGAAGAAAGAGGCTGTTTTTCTAAAAAGGGTTCAACAAAATGTTAAAGAAGAGCAAGTCAACCGCTTGAAATT ACAAGTACATCTGGGTAAAGATCCAGTGTCAGATTCGACCAGGAGCCAAGTACTGGAGGACAGACTGGTTGCATTACATCAGTACCAG GTCAGGAAGGGAGATGTAAGGCAAGAGGGAGACTTTACCAGCGGACCACCAAGACTTTACTCAATACGACTAATTTCTGACGCAGGGCAG GTCCCCAAGGGAACCCCATCTTTCCAGTTTCACCCCAGCTTTCAGTGGGCGCTTAAACAGAGGGCGCTAAAACGCTTCCAGCAAGCAGCACGCagg GTTTTGATGCAGTGTCGCATGAAGCGAATCCTGGCCTTGTGGAGAAATCTCCCGGGCGCTGTGGCAGGCTTGATCTCGGCCAACAAAG TCGAAAAGGAGGAGGCATGTGTTATGAAGATCTCCCCAGAAAGAATCTTTCCATCTTCCTTCCCACTTTTCATAGATGAAGCTGATCCACTG GCTCTTGACTTTTCCGCTTTGCCTGTGGATGATGTTGATGTGAGAGTGACAACTCATGTTCCTACCTTCAAGCTCCAA GTTCCTCAGTACTACAAGCTAATGGGCTACCAGCCTGTGTCAGCCTGGGAAGCCTTTAATGCCTTCATTCCCATATCCTTAATGCCACCACTACGTACCGGAGATTCA GTGGATGGTTCCCTGTCACCCACACCAGAGGATGAGAATGAGAAAGATGCCAGTGATCTGAATTTCACTTTCCCAAGCGCTCTCCTTCGTCCCACTCATGCACACCCACTCAGAATTTTT AACCCAGCTCCTGGCCTCCAGGCCTACAAGCCAACCCCTAAATACCTCGAAAGCGATGTGGACTTTCACCTCTGCCCGTTGCCTCG TTATTCATCGCCTGCAGGCCACACAAGTGGGATGGAGTCACAAAGCTTACAAATGCAAACTCTGGACCCAAAG GGAGCAATCACAGGGTTGAAGACATGGGATAATTTCGATTTGGTAACTGCATCATGTGTGTCCAGAGAGGCTGCTCTAACCAGCAACATTCTGCATGG TTCTGCCAATTATAATAAAGACGTCCTTCCTATGACATCACCTGCTGCTTTCACCCAGCCTCCTGCTTATCTTTCTGGATGTACAGACAAAAG ATGCGAAGTGACGCTAACACCAGAGATGATCAAAAGAGTATTCCTTTCTGGGTTCCACTGA
- the LOC125988662 gene encoding acyl-CoA-binding protein yields the protein MTESFKKAAEEVKTLKTRPSDKEVNALYGLYKQATIGDIDSATARPASFHIIARRKWDSWTEKKGMSKEEAMAAYVDVVEKLKTKQNIK from the exons ATGACT gAAAGTTTTAAGAAAGCCGCTGAGGAAGTGAAGACCTTGAAAACACGCCCTAGCGATAAAGAAGTGAACGCACTCTACGGTTTATACAAACAGGCCACGATTGGGGACATTGATTCTG CCACAGCTCGTCCAGCGAGCTTTCACATCATAGCACGACGGAAATGGGATTCGTGGACGGAAAAGAAAG GTATGTCCAAAGAAGAGGCAATGGCTGCCTATGTTGATGTGGTGgagaagctgaaaacaaaacaaaatataaaataa
- the LOC125988652 gene encoding metalloreductase STEAP3, translated as MPDEMQRALIQRGGETGGCRPLAACVSELDTQVVGILGTGDFSRSLARRLVASGYQVVVGSRTPKRSVALFPEEAEVTSQLEAASQADIVFVAIFPEHHSTLLELKPALAGKILVDVSNGFQIKQGGPSYAEQLAGMFPESFIVKGFNTISAWVLQTGPRDGSRQVFLCSDSSKAKSSVLAMCHRMGFRPVDMGLLSSSVEIENLPLYLFPSWGTPILISTILFIFFYLYNFVRDVLHPFVMAKKSVFYKMPIETVNVTLPSVALVMLALVYMPGLLAALLQLRRGTKYDRFPDWLAKWLVKRKQFGLCSFLCAAMHAIYSLCLPMRRSARFKLLNDAFKQVKEGVEDSWSDEGVWRMELYLSVGIIALGLLSLLAITSLPSVADNINWREFNFVQSTLGYCALSMATVHTLLFGWDRAFDPGQYRFLLPPTFLLVLILPVTVLMVRLILLLPCIAHQLRKIRRGWEKSRHIRFVLPGDNCYNGIDNISHV; from the exons ATGCCTGATGAGATGCAACGGGCTTTAATCCAGAGAGGGGGTGAGACAGGTGGTTGCAGGCCTCTTGCAGCTTGTGTGTCTGAGCTCGACACTCAAGTTGTCGGCATCCTGGGCACCGGtgacttctcccgctcgcttgccAGAAGACTGGTGGCCTCTGGCTACCAGGTAGTGGTGGGCAGTAGAACGCCCAAACGCTCTGTTGCTCTTTTTCCTGAAGAGGCAGAG GTGACCTCCCAGCTGGAAGCGGCCAGCCAGGCAGACATAGTCTTTGTCGCGATCTTCCCTGAGCATCACTCCACCCTGTTGGAGCTGAAGCCGGCGCTGGCGGGAAAAATACTGGTGGATGTTAGCAACGGCTTCCAGATCAAGCAAGGTGGGCCGTCCTATGCCGAACAACTGGCTGGCATGTTTCCAGAAAGCTTTATAGTGAAAGGCTTTAACACGATATCAGCATGGGTGCTTCAGACTGGACCACGAGATGGAAGCAGGCAG GTTTTCTTGTGCAGTGACAGCAGTAAGGCAAAGAGCTCAGTCTTGGCAATGTGTCACAGGATGGGCTTTCGTCCTGTGGATATGGGTCTGCTCTCCTCTTCTGTGGAAATTGAAAACCTCCCCTTGTATCTGTTTCCTTCCTGGGGTACACCCATCCTCATCAGCACGATTCTCTTTATCTTCTTCTACCTTTACAACTTTGTCCGTGACGTCTTACATCCCTTCGTCATGGCAAAGAAGAGTGTCTTCTACAAAATGCCAATTGAAACCGTCAACGTCACTTTACCATCCGTCGCCTTGGTGATGCTTGCACTCGTCTATATGCCGGGCTTACTTGCTGCATTGCTCCAGCTAAGGCGGGGCACCAAATACGATCGCTTTCCCGATTGGCTCGCCAAGTGGCTCGTCAAGAGGAAGCAGTTTGGATTGTGCAGCTTCCTGTGTGCAGCCATGCACGCCATCTACAGCCTGTGTCTGCCTATGCGGCGGTCGGCTCGCTTCAAGTTGCTCAACGATGCTTTCAAGCAG GTGAAAGAAGGCGTGGAGGACTCGTGGAGTGACGAGGGGGTGTGGAGAATGGAGCTGTACCTCTCAGTGGGCATCATAGCGCTCGGGCTGCTCTCCCTGCTGGCTATCACCTCACTGCCATCCGTGGCCGACAACATAAACTGGCGAGAGTTCAACTTTGTACAG TCCACTTTAGGTTACTGCGCCCTGTCCATGGCCACTGTCCATACACTCCTCTTCGGCTGGGACCGCGCCTTTGACCCGGGCCAATaccgcttcctcctgccacccaCTTTCTTATTGGTCCTCATCCTCCCCGTCACAGTTCTGATGGTTCGCCTCATTCTCCTGCTACCCTGTATTGCGCATCAACTCCGGAAGATCCGCCGCGGATGGGAGAAAAGTCGGCACATCCGCTTCGTCCTGCCCGGCGATAACTGCTATAACGGCATTGATAATATCAGCCATGTTTGA